The stretch of DNA GGCGCGAGGGCTGAAGACACTCAGTATGTATCTCAACGTTGTTAAAGTTTCACGTCTTATCAGTCGACAAATGGTTTTAATTGCAAGCAACTGTTATGATTTTCAAATAATCCGAGCGCTTTGAGTGCAAATAATGTTATTTTTTTAAAGAATTATGATTTAATGAATGTAATGCCCAATGAATTGGGGTATAAGTACATAAAAACTGAAAAAGATAGAGGGGTTATATGATAAAATTGAGCAACGTTTCAAAACGTTACGATGATAAAGTCATTGTTAATCAAGTAGACATGGAGATTGAAGAAGGTGAAATTTTCATCTTAATTGGACCGTCTGGCTCTGGTAAAACAACGACGTTGAAAATGATGAATCGATTAATCCCATTATCAGATGGTTATATCTATTTCAAAGATCACCCCATCAGTGACTATGACGTACATGAAATGCGTTGGGATATGGGCTATGTTTTACAGCAAATCGCTTTATTTCCACATATGACAATACGTGATAATATTGCGCAAGTGCCCCTCATGAAAGGGTGGTCGAAAGAGAAAATTGATGCCCGTATTGATGAATTACTCACTATGGTCGGACTCGAGCCGCAACAGTTTAGAAATCGAAAACCAGATGAATTGTCTGGTGGACAACGACAACGTGTCGGCGTGGTGCGTGCATTGGCTGTCGACCCACCTGTCATTTTAATGGATGAACCTTTTAGTGCGTTGGATCCGATTACACGAGAGAAATTACAGGATGATTTATTGAAATTACAAGACCAAATCAAAAAAACAATCGTTTTTGTGACGCATGATATTGAAGAAGCCTTTAAATTAGGCGATCGCATTTGTTTGTTGAATCATGGTCGTGTCGAACAAATTGGGACACCGAATGATTTTATTAAAACACCGAAGAATGACTTCGTTCGCCAATTTTTGGGTGACTTAACAAGCGTCGTACTCAATCATTTCTCACTTGGAAAAGCGGTAGAACTTGTGGGTGAAAAAGCAACAGCTACACAGGTTGAGCAATATCCAACTGTTGATTCGCATCAAACGGTCAGTGACATTTACGATGAACTTGTGACACATGAAGCGGTGATCATCCCTGCAGCGGATACCCATTGGATGTTATCGCGACAAGCCATTTTCAACTTTTTATCACAGAATAAGGCAGGTGCGCGCGTGTGAATACATTATTAGATACATTAAGCGCTCGAAAAGGCGAACTTTTCACTGCGTTATTTGAACATATTCAACTGTCATTTATTGCTTTACTAATTGCTGTTCTTATTGGTGTACCACTGGGGATTGTATTAACTAAAACACCTAAAATTTCTGAAGCGGTGATTAATATTGCCGCAATTTTACAAACGGTGCCGTCTTTAGCGTTATTGGGATTGATGATTCCGCTATTTGGGATTGGGACAGTTCCA from Staphylococcus lutrae encodes:
- a CDS encoding ABC transporter ATP-binding protein encodes the protein MIKLSNVSKRYDDKVIVNQVDMEIEEGEIFILIGPSGSGKTTTLKMMNRLIPLSDGYIYFKDHPISDYDVHEMRWDMGYVLQQIALFPHMTIRDNIAQVPLMKGWSKEKIDARIDELLTMVGLEPQQFRNRKPDELSGGQRQRVGVVRALAVDPPVILMDEPFSALDPITREKLQDDLLKLQDQIKKTIVFVTHDIEEAFKLGDRICLLNHGRVEQIGTPNDFIKTPKNDFVRQFLGDLTSVVLNHFSLGKAVELVGEKATATQVEQYPTVDSHQTVSDIYDELVTHEAVIIPAADTHWMLSRQAIFNFLSQNKAGARV